The following is a genomic window from Bacteroidia bacterium.
CTGTACATGAGCTGATTGCCCGGCACGCTGTAGAAATTCGCCGTCATCGTGATCGTCGCGTCGAACGGCGGGAAAATCACGCGGTAGCGCACGCCGATCGTTCCGGGAAGTTCGACGTACCCGATCGGATTGCCTGAGCCGTCCACGAAGTCGTAGGTCAGGCTGTTGGCGATCAAATAGCAGGCCTCGTCGGCGCCCATGTACGGACGCACGCGCGGTTCGAGATCGATGTCGTCTGTCACCTGCGGCAGAAGCACGCCGATCAGATCGTCATCGTCGTCGGAGGGAGCGACCAGATGCAGATTCCCGGACATCACATCGGCAAAGCTCACAGGCTTGCTGACCGATTGCGCATCCTGTCCGGAGGCGGCCTGAAGCGCTGCCAGATTCGCGCGCGCCGCGCCCCAGTACGCCAGATTCGCTCCGGCGCTATACCAGTTGTTGTCATTTGATGCGGTAACGTTGGTACCGGGCGCCACGTACCAGGCGTAGCCGGCGCCGGTGTGCATGACGATGTTGTTGCGGTACGTGTTGTTGGCGCCGTAGTACGAGTACAGCGCGTAACCGCTCGCGTACCCGCTCTCGACGCGGATAGTGTTATGCGCGAACAGGCTGCCGTTGCTGTAATAGTGATTGATGCCGTAATAGGCGTTGGTCACATTGCGCACGGATATCATGTTGTTGACGATGCGCGACATGCCCGCCTGATAGTAGTTGTCGTAGTAAATATACAGACCGTACGCGGTCGAGCCACCGTCGCTCACGAAGGTATTGCGCTCGATTTGCGTATTGAAGCCGTACATCAGGTAGCCGAGATACTTCGTGGCGTAGGCGGAATTCTGGACGATCTTGTTGCCGATGAGCTTGAGTTCGCCGAGATAATAGAAATACAGCGGGAAGTAGTACATGCCCGTGATCTCGCAGTTCTCGACGCGGAGATTGTTCATCGTCGAAGTCGTGCTCGAGCCGTAGAGGTACATACTGTAGGCGCCGTTGCGGATATTGCAGCCGCGGAAGGTCATGTTATGCGCGAGGGTGCCCGTGTTGGAACGAACCACGGCGTTGTTCGTCGAGGTGGAGGTCGCCGGAAGACTGTTCAGATCACAGCCCTCCACCGTACAGTCGTTCGAGCTGCCGGTCACTTCCACGACGGTGCTGTAGGACACGTTGGTGGCGTTCAGCGTCATGTTCTTGAACGTCACGAATTTCGCACCACCGAAGCGGAGGACGTAATTGTCCGTCGTCGACGTCGCGGCGTAATTGATAATCACATCCGCGCGGTTACCGGTTTCGGATTGGAACGTGACCGTATTCACCGCCGAGGTTCCGGCAATATTGGCAAGATCAATTTTCGTTGTGTACGTGCCGCTTCGGACGTTGAACACCACGGGACCGCAGATACCGTTAGCGGTAAGATCCGCAACCGCGGCGGCGAAGGTGGCGTAGTTCGGCGACGCGCCGCCGATGGTATACGTTCCGCTGATCGCTGCTTTCAGGTTTGCGCGCAGCGTGTCGTTCTGCGGGAAGCTGTCCGCCACATTATTCGGCTGAGAGGTCCACACGGCGAGAGGATAGCTGATACCGGATGCGAAAGTCCGCGAACCGAGAGTCAGATCGACCTCCGTCGTGGAGGGGATGGGCGTGTTGTACGCGATCGGTGTTTGCGGCACGCCGTCGAAACTCCAGTTCACGGTCACGTTGTTGACGGTGTTCGTGCCGTAGTTGCGGAGCTTCACCTTGATGTCATAGGTCCCGGTACAGAAGTTGATCGGCGAGACCAGTGCCGAGATTCCCGCATCGTCGGGAAGCGCCGGATTCATGTTGAAACCGAAATCGTACCAGTTACCGTCGGTGCTGCTTCCGGGATTCGTCGTGCATGTAGATGCCCAGATGCGCCGAAAAGGCGGGGTCGTCATACTGGATGTGCGTAACTGAATACCTCCCCCGGAATAGCCCTCATGACAGACCTGCACGACCAGGGATTGGTTCGGATTGTAATAAAATGGTGTTTGGAGCTGAACAGAGAACCAGTCACCCGCATTACCCGCAGGGATGGCTGTGCTCGCCGCGCTATACACCAGCGTCACCGGAGTATAGAACGTCGTCGTGGACGGGAAGGCGTTGGCAGGATTCTGACCGAGCCAGATCTTCAGGTTCGTGTATGTCGTCAACGTGCTGGCGGTATTCCGTTTCCAGAACACGGTGACGATATTCCCCGCATAGGCACCGGAGAACTCATTATTCATGTAGTTCTGCTGGACCTTCATGGTCGAGGTTGAACCGAAAGGGAAAACATTGTTGCTGTTTCCCGTGCTCGCATTTGAGTACTGAGGCGTTTGTGCTGCGACAATGAGCGGCAACAAAAAAAGCCCTCCGAGCACAAGTAACCAGCGGGGGGCGTTCATGGAACGTATGGTCATACGACCTCCAAGCAGATAGAGAGTGGATGAGAATATGTATTTGAATCTCGAGGTTTGCTGTGGATGAGCT
Proteins encoded in this region:
- a CDS encoding dockerin type I domain-containing protein, which codes for MTIRSMNAPRWLLVLGGLFLLPLIVAAQTPQYSNASTGNSNNVFPFGSTSTMKVQQNYMNNEFSGAYAGNIVTVFWKRNTASTLTTYTNLKIWLGQNPANAFPSTTTFYTPVTLVYSAASTAIPAGNAGDWFSVQLQTPFYYNPNQSLVVQVCHEGYSGGGIQLRTSSMTTPPFRRIWASTCTTNPGSSTDGNWYDFGFNMNPALPDDAGISALVSPINFCTGTYDIKVKLRNYGTNTVNNVTVNWSFDGVPQTPIAYNTPIPSTTEVDLTLGSRTFASGISYPLAVWTSQPNNVADSFPQNDTLRANLKAAISGTYTIGGASPNYATFAAAVADLTANGICGPVVFNVRSGTYTTKIDLANIAGTSAVNTVTFQSETGNRADVIINYAATSTTDNYVLRFGGAKFVTFKNMTLNATNVSYSTVVEVTGSSNDCTVEGCDLNSLPATSTSTNNAVVRSNTGTLAHNMTFRGCNIRNGAYSMYLYGSSTTSTMNNLRVENCEITGMYYFPLYFYYLGELKLIGNKIVQNSAYATKYLGYLMYGFNTQIERNTFVSDGGSTAYGLYIYYDNYYQAGMSRIVNNMISVRNVTNAYYGINHYYSNGSLFAHNTIRVESGYASGYALYSYYGANNTYRNNIVMHTGAGYAWYVAPGTNVTASNDNNWYSAGANLAYWGAARANLAALQAASGQDAQSVSKPVSFADVMSGNLHLVAPSDDDDDLIGVLLPQVTDDIDLEPRVRPYMGADEACYLIANSLTYDFVDGSGNPIGYVELPGTIGVRYRVIFPPFDATITMTANFYSVPGNQLMYSETFSANKLANQDLNGTSYFNLPASLPSGYYKIELVFNTKNSCGYYRNYMPYPSSLLLVPNGATPCEVWPGDVNNDGVVNYTDRKDLNEYIHDANLSTQWLNGPARYRADAVQNPLTYIQWMPQASAPWFTAMGCYMDADGNGVVNNFDYLAIKLNWMRQHGGVAPRLGDSFAPTTFDMSQNFPNPFNPTTVLQYSVPEPSRVHLRVVDMLGRVVATAVDGIVEAGVHQYTFDAVNLPSGQYLAIVNMTGNESGLSFSKTVKMTLNK